The genome window AAAAGTCATCCTCAATATTTTACACAATAGCAATAAAAGTGATAACACatgtatatataataaataataaagaaTTAGCATTTAAATATTTGACTTTAGTGTATATGACTTATGAACGGTGCTAATTGCAATTGATTGATAAATTATGGTCCATCTTAACATGACTTTAGTATGGGACAAGGATTTGGTAAACGGGTAGGGGACTGCGATTAATAGCCGACCTATCGTCATCTCTACGAACAACTCGTTTGAATTAGCATGAAGATATAGTGTCGAGCTGCGGCCAAAGcgtggcgttttggtccggtcaaccagacaaagactgacgggtctgttgaccggaccaaaacgtcgAGCTTTGGCCgtgttttggtcctgtcaaccagacacccggtcagtcttttgtctggttgacaggaccaaaacgcggccaaagctcggcgttttgatccggtcaacagacccgtcagtcttttgtctggttgaccggaccaaaacgccgcacTTTAGCCCCAactcgacactgcagggtgtacATATAGGACAAAAAAGCCCTTTTTGATGTGCATATAGGCATTTGGGTGTGGCAATAGGAACACCCTTAAAAACGCATAGCTATGTTTTACTGACTGATTTATGTACTTTTCTAGACAGATCTAAGAAGTTGACAGTTAAAGTCGGGAAACTGGTGTCACTGATAACTATTGTAAAAACTTCATATTGTATAAATTTTGTAAGTTCTTTGATTAAACGAGTCGAAAAAAATCTTACATACTTCAAACAAACCGGTTATATTTCACTACGTGTAGCTTATACACGAGAACATGACACACGACTCTAACCTATACATAGATACAATCTAATGAAACCTCTTGAATGCATAGCATACTGATATGTAACTTTAAGCTCTTTGTACCTTACCGCGAAGAGGGCTACACTTCCTAAAAGAGTCAAAATCAAAACGCCCCGAAAAAGATTTCATGCTAGCCTTCGCGCCATGAGCGATTAACATCATCGCAACCTGAGCATGCCCACCATCTACCGCTCGATGAAGAGCCGTGTAGCCACTACCATCCACTATATCAACCAAACCACCATGGTTTAGTAAAAGCTTCACACCTTCAATATGACCTTTGAACGCGCATTTATGCAACGGGGTCCACCCATTTTGATCCTTCCCGTTCACCATCGCGCCTTCCCCTAAACACCTTTTCATCTCACCAACATCCCCTTTCCTCGCAGCACGATGCAAAACATCCCCCAAATGCAACATATCGTATAGATTTGTGTGCCCATTTTCAACCGCGAGATCAAAAGCCGTCTTCCCTTCCTTATTCACCGCGTATTTCACATAATTACATGAATTTAACAAGAAATCAACCGCTTTCGCATGCCCATTAACCGCGGCACAATGAAGCGCGGTCCACCCGTTGTAATCACATACATCTGGATCACATCCTAAGGTTACCAAAAACTCAAGAACTTCAACATTACCATAACTTGCACCAACATGAAGAGGTGTTTGACCATCACCGTTGACCAAATTCACATCCAGATCTAAATACCCCATACACAAAACCTCCATCATATCCACCCTATTTGCAGCATCATGCAACAATCTATCACCATCACTAACCACAACACAATTAGATTCAACCAATATCCGAACCGTATCAATGCTTCCCGATCTAATCGCCAGGGAAATCACCGAATCCTCATCTAGCCCACGTTCGTTAACGTGGGCCCCGGCATCCAACAGAGCGGAAACAACATAGCTGTTTCCGCTCCTAGCAGCCAGTCGCAACAACAAACTAAGTTGCGACTCATCACACCACGAGATAGCCTTTGACAACGAAAATGCAGTTTCCAAAGTTTTGGAAACTGTGGACGTGATCAGAAACTTGATCACGTCCGGGCCCACAAACGAGATCGGGATGGTCACATCCTTGAAAATATGTGGGCCCGGTTTGGAAAACAGCCGCCGGAGTTCTTCCTGGCTGGCTTTTCCAGTAGGCAACATAGTTGACCTCACTAGTACGTTGTCGGGTGAGGTCGAAAGCGGTGGATCATCCATCGGTTTCGACAGATTCATCGTGAAACATCCGGTTGCAAGCGGAGGGATTATGGCTAAAGATTGAGTGAACAACAAGGTTGAAGGGTTTGATGTGGTTAGAGAAACAGCAACAGACATGGTGTGCATGAGGTTTGTTAACCGGAAACTTGTTGAGCATTTTTTGTTGCTGGTGAATACTAGATTCAGTTCTTTAACATCTGCTGTTACTAGTCTGTccatttttgatgtttttttgggTTTTGATTGAATATGATGAAGAAGGAGATGAGATGGGGATAGGTGAGGTTGTTATTATTTTATGGGCAatagtttattttaattatttgaatttatttgaattaatatatatagttGGTTTTTGTATAAACTATGGTTGGAAGATGTGTGACTTCTTTGACCCGAAGAAAAGTAAGTTATTTGAATTGTTGAAATATTTTCAATGATAACATTGTAAAGGTAGTTATAAAAATAGTGTTTTAAGTAACATATAGATTGTTCTGAAACAATAGATGTGTTTTCTGATTTTATGCCAGCTAAAATTAGGGTCCCCTAAAGGTTTGAGAGTTGCTCGTAATTCAGGTTTGATTAAAAGCTCGAATGAGCCGATTCTTAACAAGCTCAAgtctgaaatagagctcgttttgttatcgttatcgagcttgagctcgagcctgaaatacaaagctcgtttaggttcgcgagcctaaacaagcccaaacaaaattttagtaatttttatatataacatctatactatattataatgcatgagggataggtattttaagatacccaaaaaataagaacttcttccctctttatttataaaaaaaaaaaaaaaaaacccctaaaatgagggtaacatggtcttttaaacactaattATATTTTAGTCCCTCATATTATTACCCTTAAGTCCctttattttaacaaaattatggcTAATTAGTTACACTTATCCCCTttcacaacaaacttataattattttacgtattcttgtcatatcttataaactataatgttttaaaaaaatccaaaggtACCGTGATGTCCTACTCATTTTTATCGACGTTTCGATAGTTGTTTGGGTCAGTATTGTTGTGCAGATTAAAATGTACAAGTAGATGATGCAttagtgtacaagtgattaaagcaATGTGTCCTGTCACATTTCAAATGCTCAAGACTCTCTACGTTGTTGTCATTATTATCAATTTAATAACATTCCAACCCTTTTCACTCCGATTTTTGTTTGATTAAGATTGTTCATCAATTTGTTCCGACGAGTCGAAACCTTGCACATACGGGTTTGATATGAGCTTTGTTCGTATTCTGTATGTTTGTGTATTTACTTGGTTGGGTGTACACATTTACATGGGTTAGCAATTAGTAAATTGACATCAAACAAGCTCACTTGTTTTATCCAATTTGTTATATTAAAAAACTTTATATAATACTGTATTCAACAAAATGAAATTTtagttttcataaaaaaaaattataaaaacgtTTTTAGAAGCATTTTCGTTTTCATAAAaccttttttataaaaacttttttTAGAAGTTTGGTAAATAAGTTTTTCCACCAACAAACTTTTCAGAAAAAACTCCATAATCTAAACATAATACATATTCAAAAACTGAATACCAGATTGTGTTGCATTTTTTAGGGATTATAAGTTCAAAAATACTCTTATAGATAATATTAATTAGTTGAAAAAAACTACATGTTATTTAATTCGTAGGTTTATAGGTTCTATATATAGTATAATTCATTAGTTTTTTTCACTTCaagaaatttcttgttctttagATATAGGATAATTCATTAGTTTTTTTCACATcaacaaatttcttgttctttagAATTCTTGGTTTACAGGTACTTCAATTTTCTGTTTTGTATAACTTTTATTTATTCTTCTATGCTCACACTTAACAttcatcttatttattatttagtggTTTTGGAACTTTACACATGTATGAATGTTTCTAAAACATGATATATTGTttgtttttctttgtttttatatTATGTTTAACTGTGAACGTCATTTTTATCTTATATTATATATAACGGTAACATAATAAAAATATGTAACTAAAATAATTAACATTTTTTCCAGTTCTCAAACTGCTCCAGCTACTACTACTACTGTTGCTGCTGCTcctgctactact of Helianthus annuus cultivar XRQ/B chromosome 1, HanXRQr2.0-SUNRISE, whole genome shotgun sequence contains these proteins:
- the LOC110943682 gene encoding protein VAPYRIN-LIKE, whose amino-acid sequence is MDRLVTADVKELNLVFTSNKKCSTSFRLTNLMHTMSVAVSLTTSNPSTLLFTQSLAIIPPLATGCFTMNLSKPMDDPPLSTSPDNVLVRSTMLPTGKASQEELRRLFSKPGPHIFKDVTIPISFVGPDVIKFLITSTVSKTLETAFSLSKAISWCDESQLSLLLRLAARSGNSYVVSALLDAGAHVNERGLDEDSVISLAIRSGSIDTVRILVESNCVVVSDGDRLLHDAANRVDMMEVLCMGYLDLDVNLVNGDGQTPLHVGASYGNVEVLEFLVTLGCDPDVCDYNGWTALHCAAVNGHAKAVDFLLNSCNYVKYAVNKEGKTAFDLAVENGHTNLYDMLHLGDVLHRAARKGDVGEMKRCLGEGAMVNGKDQNGWTPLHKCAFKGHIEGVKLLLNHGGLVDIVDGSGYTALHRAVDGGHAQVAMMLIAHGAKASMKSFSGRFDFDSFRKCSPLRGKIEPYAIRALEREFDDLKQDGGEHRAYTDRYEELSLLCPTMVTPLEKAIERYTDGLPDSVQDIVTGSNPTTVRQAIELSATLTESQVRKGKLTRKGDKKSADSVKDKENGNGKKKGESSKKSRKRKASQNFAVTAQNPPTQPPAKKQYAGTAPHCTRCNGHHVAQQACKQCTTCGKLGHLANICRLGQNQAV